The genomic segment TGAAAACGTGGAAACGAGGTTGAAGGATGAACGGTTCGCAGACGTGAAGCTTCGGCGGAATGTCGTCGATCCGCTTATCGAAAACGGGTACGACTACGTGATAATTGACGCCGCGGGTGGCCGTGGAAAACTCTCTGACAACGCCCTCATCGCCGTCCAGCGCGTAATCATCCCGTTGATTCCTCGTGCAGGCTCGATCAACGGTCTCAACAAGATGATCGAACGGCAGATCACCCCGATTCGGGAGAATATCGGGTTGGATATCCTCGCTGTCACTCCGAATATGATCCGGGAAACAATGGGGCAACACAACGAACATCGGACTCTCGTAGAGAACCTCAACCGTGAGTTCGGTTCGTTTGTCCCTGAGTACGCACGTGTCGACACGGAGATCTTCGATGCTCTCGATGATTCGGGGCGCAACGTCGATACTATTCCGAAGCCAGGAATCCGCGAACGGACCGCGATTTCTCGCGCCTTCAAGCAAGGAATGCCCGTCTCGGAATTTGACGAAGACTGTGATCAAATCCCGAATTTCGACCTCTTAGCAGATCTCGTAGAGGAACGAAGCCATGCCTAATGAGGACGACCAATTCGGTGACATCGCTGAACAGCTCAAACAAACAGAAGAAGGAGCAGAACCGGAGGATGACGAAAGTACTGTCACGGAGGATGAACCAGAGTCGACTGGTGAGACAGCTACTGAGGACCCAGTGCCGGAGCCTGAGTCCACTCCTGAGCAGGATGGGGAGAATGTTGATGAATCTACTGGTGGGCCTGCCTTCTCATTCGACGAAACCGATATGCACGGCTTCTACGTCCGGGAGGAGACGTGGAATGGCGTCACTCGGATGAGATCATCAGTGACTGCGGCATGCTCTATGTTTGATGTCCCCGAGTTCGAGGGTAGAGAGTTCCAAGATGCGTGTCTCCGGGTGATTGCGGACCACGGGGACGAGGTCGCCCTCCAAATCCTTCGGGAACGCGGTATCGAAGCTGATGAGGAACGTGTTCAGGAAGTCGTGGAGATGCTGAGCGATCAGGTGACGAACGACTAACTACGGCTTTAGCCTAATTTCCCACTATCTGGGTTCGTGCATATCGCACATAATCTCCACCATCTGAGTTTCGTACATATCGCACATAATGTAGATTGTGTACGTATCCCTCCGCTTGCCGTTTTCCGATTATTCTCAAGCTTGGACCCGAACGGATGCCGTGTATAGTCCAAGATGGCATATCCCACGCAGTGGGATCCAGGACCCGGTTTTCGAGTGTGGGATCGGTGAATTTATTTTGTTCAACGCATCAACGCTAATGTTCAGAGATTAAGTTATCATTTGGTTTACCTTCCAACCCCACGCATTGACTCCCCCGTATCTTGGAGCACTAGGTGAGAAGACCGTCGGGACTGTGCTCTTGCGAGTATAATTTTCATTCGGAATGTGGCGTGTGATCAACTCGCAACCAAGACATATCGTACACTAACCAATTTTCACGCTAAAGGCGGGCGAGACAGCGGTCTCCGGATCTACTGTCTGTCGTGGTCCGACGTCGACGACGATCTCGGCGGCACGCACTGGTATCTCCGCGACGGTGAGGACGGCCCGTGGATTGATCTCGAAATCGAAACGGCCGCACACAGCGAGTCGGTTCCCTACAGCGTCGGTCGCCACCGGTCGTTCATGACCGGTTATGACTGCCCGTCAAACCGGACGAAACGGATTCTCGAGGAGCTGGGGTTGCTCGAGGTGAGAGCATGATCGAAGCCGCGATAGTCTTCGGTCTCGGGTCGTTGTGGACGCTGGCAATCCTCCGCGTCGGCTACTCGCAAGGGTATCAGAAAGGGCAAGACGACGCCGAACTCGAAGTCACGAACGTACTGCTCGACCAAGAGGTCGGTTGGGATGAATAAAGACATCCTCATCTACGCCGATCCGGACGACGTCGAACACAAACTTGAGGGCGAAATCCCGGCTCGCTATGATTACTGCTACTGGGAGGTCAACGGCACGCCTCGCCAGACTGAGCCGGACCGATCGGTCCTGTTCTGTGACCGAGATCGCGTCCATGCTCAAGGTCAACGTCGTCCCACCGCAAGCCGTTCCGATCGCTGTCGTTTTTGTCGCGAAAGAGTTCCGCGCATCGGCGCCTCAAGGCCGGCTTCCGCGAGCAGGACAACAGCGGTTCAGTCACGGTACACCCGTTCGAGGGGCGTGTTGATCATTTCCCTACAGACCATGTCGACGCGTTCGTCCGCGTACGCAAGCAGTTCATAGGACGTTATTACGACTCGAGGACGTTATTACGACTCAATCTTCTCGACGATTTCCTTCGCCTGTTCCTCGGCTTTGTCTTCCCCAACGTTCTTCTGGATGAGAACTGACCCGACTTTCCAGTCGTCGTTTCCTTCGGTTTGCCCCATTCGCACTTCGCTTCCCTCCGAAACGGAATGGGCCGGATCCTCGGCCCAATCGGGCGTCCGAATCTCGTCGAACTCGTCGGGATCGCGGAAGCGGACGTGGATGTACTCGTCCTCGGGTTCGACTTTGTTAACTCCGACCATGGTACGCTTGTACGTTCCGGCTCCGATAAGGAAGGCGGCAGGATGTGCAAGGCCGCCTGCACACAAGGTGCGAATAGACGTCGCTGTCTGTCCCAAATACTTACGTGTCCATCCAGTACGGATGGTGATTCAGACGCCGCCGGTGTCGTCAACCAATATGACGACTATCTCAAATAGAGAGTGTGTTTTCCTATATAGCAGTACACAACCGTACAGCCAGGCACATTTGGGACTATAGAGATAATGTACTACATATATAGAAATTAGCACCCTATTTAGGTAGTCAATTCGATCGTCCACTCGATGAGAGATGGCCTGTCTGGGCGCTCAGAAGGTATCGTTTCCAGGCGTAAGTTCCTTGCTGCAAGCGGGTCAATAAGTGCGATCACCATTGCCGGCTGTTCGGAGACAAACACGGGAGGCGGTGAGGGTGATCTCTCTGGAGAAGTCGTCGTGAAAGGGTCCAGTACGGTGTTTCCGATCTCGGACGTGATGGCCCAACGGTTCATGGAGGAGAATCAAGGCGTTAACGTCACCGTCGACTCGACGGGGAGCGGTGGCGGCTTCGAGAACCACTTCTGCCCTGGTGATGCAGACATCAATGGCGCCTCGAGACTGATTAAGCCCGAAGAGGAAGACCACTGTGCAGAGAACGATGTCACGCCAGTCGAGATGCAGATCGCCAGCGATGCAGTGACGATGGCAGTTAGCCCGGAGAACGACTGGGTCGACTGTCTGTCCTTCGACGAGATGGCGCAAATCTGGCAGGAAGGCGGTGCCGAAACCTGGCAAGATATTAATGACGAGTGGCCGGACGAGGAGTTCGTCCTTTACGGGCCCGACACGACCTCGGGGACGTTCGACTGGTTCACCGAGAACGTCCTCGATGGTGAGAGCCATCGCACCGACTATGAGCCGACGGAGGACGACAACATCATCGTCGAAGGGATCGAGGACGACCAATACGCAATCGGCTACTTTGGCTACGCTTACTACGCTGAGAACGAGGACCGCGTAAAGGCGCTCGAGGTCAAAGAGAACGAGGATGACGAGTGCGCTGAACCGAGCCTGGATGCGGCAAAAGAGGGAACGTATCCGCTGGCTCGCCCCCTGTTCGTCTACCCGTCTGAGGAGGCACTCGAGAAAGAAGAGGTCTATGCGTTCATGGAGTTTTACATCGAGAACTCGTCGGCGGACTGGATCGCCGACGAAATCGGGTACGTGCCAGCAAGCCAAGACATCGTCGACGAGAACATGAGCACACTCGAGGGCGTGTCAGGGAACTAACGGCGCTGGCCGAAAGTTCACCAATCAGTTCCAGATCATACTTCAATGAGTACTGATTCAATAGATGCCGATCTTACTGGGTCGGTTGATGGACGAATCGCCAAAGAACGTCTGTACCATTGGTTGCTGTTTGGCTGTGCTGCGCTGACGGTGTTCGTCACCGGCAGTATCGTCGTCACGCTCGCAGTCGACGCAGTCGCGTTCTTTCGACAGGTAGATGCCGTCTCGTTTTTCACTGGCACTGAGTGGGAATCGAGTCGGGACACGTTCGGTGTCCTGCCGCTGGTGACCGCGACGCTGATCGTCACGGTCGTCTCGGCGATAGTCGCCATCCCGATCGGAACCGCGGCCGCGGTCTACCTGAGCGAGTACGCCAGCGACCGGGTGCGATCAGTGCTGAAGCCGTCCCTCGAGATCCTCGCGGGTATCCCCACGGTCGTCTACGGCTATCTCGCGCTAGTGTACCTGACGCCGTGGCTGCGCGCTGCCGGACTTGAGTTGAACCTGTTCAACCTGCTGAGCGCGTCGATCATGGTCGGTATCATGATCATCCCTATGGTTTCCTCGATCAGTGAGGACGCCATGAGTGCGGTACCGGATTCGCTACGGGAAGCCGGATATGG from the Natronococcus sp. AD-5 genome contains:
- a CDS encoding ParA family protein; this encodes MSADEFEGLPGAAVSLLKGGVGKSTIALNIADRLATRGHETVLLDLDKDGHMTTQLGYDDAYDRDANLGDALIDGEDPEDLLIETDFGVHLLPSSNDLENVETRLKDERFADVKLRRNVVDPLIENGYDYVIIDAAGGRGKLSDNALIAVQRVIIPLIPRAGSINGLNKMIERQITPIRENIGLDILAVTPNMIRETMGQHNEHRTLVENLNREFGSFVPEYARVDTEIFDALDDSGRNVDTIPKPGIRERTAISRAFKQGMPVSEFDEDCDQIPNFDLLADLVEERSHA
- a CDS encoding PstS family phosphate ABC transporter substrate-binding protein, with the protein product MRDGLSGRSEGIVSRRKFLAASGSISAITIAGCSETNTGGGEGDLSGEVVVKGSSTVFPISDVMAQRFMEENQGVNVTVDSTGSGGGFENHFCPGDADINGASRLIKPEEEDHCAENDVTPVEMQIASDAVTMAVSPENDWVDCLSFDEMAQIWQEGGAETWQDINDEWPDEEFVLYGPDTTSGTFDWFTENVLDGESHRTDYEPTEDDNIIVEGIEDDQYAIGYFGYAYYAENEDRVKALEVKENEDDECAEPSLDAAKEGTYPLARPLFVYPSEEALEKEEVYAFMEFYIENSSADWIADEIGYVPASQDIVDENMSTLEGVSGN
- the pstC gene encoding phosphate ABC transporter permease subunit PstC translates to MSTDSIDADLTGSVDGRIAKERLYHWLLFGCAALTVFVTGSIVVTLAVDAVAFFRQVDAVSFFTGTEWESSRDTFGVLPLVTATLIVTVVSAIVAIPIGTAAAVYLSEYASDRVRSVLKPSLEILAGIPTVVYGYLALVYLTPWLRAAGLELNLFNLLSASIMVGIMIIPMVSSISEDAMSAVPDSLREAGYGLGATKFEVSTGIVIPASISGVLSSYILALSRAIGETMIVVMAGGMQARMLDVTNPFANLFNSGQTMTAAMVHAVTSDATGGTPEFYSMFAIGLTLFFITFAMNLLSNRIAVRYREEYQ